One region of Peribacillus simplex genomic DNA includes:
- a CDS encoding cysteine desulfurase family protein — MHKQHIYFDYNATTPLDPSVLESMLPYLQDNFGNPSSTYSLGYHAKQAIEIARKDIANLIHAENGNIFFTSGGSEANSTILKGIATKSSDKKHIITSSIEHPAILKTCDYLKKHHGFQITTIPVNSAGIVDVNHIERTITDKTILVTVMMVNNEIGSIQPIKEIGNLCKKHKIHFHCDAVQAVGKIPFNLNELPIDSLSISAHKIYGPKGVGCLYLRESVNIPPLILGGSQEFGMRSGTENVAGIVGFGIAAKLAQENLHYNYTKIVRLRNLFLNKLYSEIDDCSINGEINDTVPSTINIQFSGIRGESLASMLNELGVCVSIASACSSTSSKLSHVLKAIGKTDEEIRSSIRVSIGTVTTEEEIDELVRNLKQSVIKLRSFSPKYQISV; from the coding sequence ATGCATAAGCAGCATATTTATTTTGACTATAATGCAACCACTCCACTTGACCCAAGTGTTCTAGAAAGCATGTTACCTTATCTTCAAGATAATTTTGGTAATCCATCAAGTACTTACTCTTTAGGTTATCATGCTAAACAAGCTATCGAAATAGCTCGAAAAGATATAGCTAATCTTATTCATGCTGAGAACGGCAATATATTTTTTACAAGTGGTGGATCTGAAGCAAATTCTACTATATTAAAAGGCATAGCGACTAAAAGTTCAGATAAGAAGCATATTATTACAAGTTCAATTGAACATCCAGCCATCTTAAAAACTTGTGATTATTTAAAAAAGCATCATGGATTTCAAATTACCACAATACCTGTGAATTCAGCTGGTATTGTGGATGTTAATCACATTGAAAGAACTATAACTGACAAAACAATTCTTGTTACAGTAATGATGGTAAATAATGAAATTGGGTCTATACAGCCTATAAAAGAAATAGGAAATCTGTGCAAAAAGCATAAAATTCATTTTCATTGCGATGCTGTACAGGCAGTTGGGAAAATACCATTTAATTTAAATGAACTTCCAATTGATAGTTTATCTATATCAGCTCATAAAATTTATGGACCTAAGGGAGTAGGGTGTTTATATTTACGAGAAAGTGTGAATATTCCCCCTCTTATTCTTGGAGGTTCTCAAGAATTTGGCATGCGTTCTGGAACGGAAAATGTAGCAGGTATTGTTGGTTTCGGTATTGCTGCAAAGTTAGCCCAAGAGAATCTACACTATAATTACACAAAGATAGTGAGATTACGTAACTTATTTTTAAATAAACTTTATTCAGAAATAGACGATTGTTCAATTAACGGAGAAATAAATGATACTGTTCCTTCCACAATTAATATTCAATTTTCTGGAATTCGCGGAGAATCATTAGCCAGTATGTTAAATGAACTTGGTGTGTGTGTGTCTATTGCTTCTGCATGTAGTTCCACATCGTCTAAACTTTCGCATGTATTAAAAGCAATTGGAAAAACAGATGAGGAGATTAGAAGTTCAATTCGTGTAAGTATAGGAACAGTAACCACTGAGGAAGAAATAGATGAATTAGTTAGAAATCTAAAACAATCAGTGATAAAATTACGTTCTTTTTCTCCTAAATATCAAATATCTGTGTAA
- a CDS encoding IDEAL domain-containing protein — MEKNLANTPPQPEINVKDSELAEMVINKALLNFRKEQIRKEIDQSLQDKNKEEFLRLTEELKNIS; from the coding sequence ATGGAAAAGAATTTGGCTAATACACCACCACAACCTGAAATAAACGTCAAGGATTCTGAATTGGCTGAAATGGTGATAAACAAAGCCCTTCTTAATTTCCGAAAAGAGCAAATCAGAAAAGAGATTGACCAGTCATTACAGGATAAAAACAAAGAAGAATTCCTACGATTAACAGAGGAATTGAAAAACATTTCTTAA
- a CDS encoding CoxG family protein gives MATGTHTVVVPVDVQAVWDYVSDLEKWATTVPAYKEHEIINDKQSIWTFEGSVKGIKKTIQAQVDITEWNEPSNIKFELKGLSDNFTGSGHFTAEDVNGKTIMTCTVEIHAGGLSGAVLTPIIKWAVPKVASRLTESIARKIAVFS, from the coding sequence ATGGCAACGGGAACGCATACTGTAGTAGTTCCAGTAGATGTACAAGCAGTTTGGGATTATGTCAGTGATCTCGAAAAATGGGCAACGACAGTACCAGCCTATAAAGAACATGAAATCATAAATGACAAGCAATCTATTTGGACATTTGAAGGTAGTGTGAAAGGTATTAAAAAAACAATACAAGCGCAGGTAGATATTACCGAATGGAATGAACCTTCAAATATTAAGTTTGAACTAAAAGGTTTATCAGATAATTTTACAGGAAGCGGTCACTTTACTGCAGAAGATGTTAATGGTAAAACAATAATGACCTGTACAGTGGAAATCCATGCAGGCGGATTATCTGGTGCGGTGTTAACACCAATTATTAAATGGGCTGTTCCAAAAGTAGCATCTCGTTTAACAGAATCTATCGCACGTAAAATTGCAGTATTCTCATAG
- a CDS encoding UPF0158 family protein: protein MKNPVKIQAIIEELEMQFDESRTFLNVKTGEIISVTLDDLRAAEDEDEEEFGHLPEWEQEDRKVANDVFENFENYKELPTKYEVNEYEIIEDFCFTVSDERKQDKLLSSIKGKGAFRRFKDKIIDFEMEDQWYSYRDERYKQIAIKWCLDNNIDFIDK, encoded by the coding sequence TTGAAAAATCCAGTAAAGATTCAGGCCATTATTGAAGAATTGGAAATGCAGTTTGATGAGTCTCGGACATTTTTAAATGTAAAAACTGGTGAAATCATTTCAGTAACTTTGGATGACTTGAGAGCAGCTGAAGATGAAGATGAAGAAGAATTCGGGCATTTACCTGAGTGGGAACAAGAAGATAGAAAAGTTGCTAATGATGTATTTGAAAACTTTGAGAATTACAAGGAACTCCCAACAAAATATGAAGTAAATGAATATGAGATCATAGAAGATTTTTGTTTTACTGTTAGTGATGAAAGAAAACAAGATAAATTATTAAGTTCAATTAAGGGGAAGGGTGCTTTTAGAAGATTTAAGGACAAAATCATTGACTTTGAAATGGAGGACCAATGGTATTCTTATCGTGACGAACGATATAAACAAATTGCGATCAAATGGTGTCTAGACAATAACATAGACTTTATTGATAAATAG
- a CDS encoding carboxymuconolactone decarboxylase family protein: MSDDTLYKKSYLNRLDELKEKSPKVAAKFMQFEHAVFNTGTIPTKTKELIAIAVAHTTGCPYCIEAHVEKYKKLGGTMDEVLEAVTVAAALKAGVAISHSVNAINAFERE; this comes from the coding sequence ATGTCAGACGATACTTTATATAAAAAATCATATTTGAATAGATTAGATGAATTAAAAGAAAAATCACCAAAGGTTGCAGCAAAATTTATGCAATTTGAACATGCGGTTTTTAATACAGGAACGATTCCAACTAAAACAAAAGAACTAATTGCTATTGCGGTGGCTCATACAACAGGATGCCCATATTGTATTGAAGCTCATGTAGAAAAGTATAAAAAATTAGGTGGAACTATGGATGAAGTTTTAGAAGCAGTGACTGTAGCTGCTGCACTTAAAGCTGGGGTGGCAATTAGTCATAGTGTAAATGCCATCAACGCATTCGAAAGAGAGTAG
- a CDS encoding iron-sulfur cluster assembly scaffold protein yields MFNDIVCDHFMNPRNIGELADADYVIEISNPICGDTVHMYLNLNQDVITNVAYRAYGCSTSIATASIVSEKIINMSKAEILLITRDDVVEWLGELEPSQLHCIDIALNILTQCANPTKKRFEHKEFLVEREVAF; encoded by the coding sequence ATGTTCAATGATATTGTCTGTGATCATTTTATGAATCCTAGAAACATTGGTGAACTTGCAGATGCCGATTACGTTATCGAAATCAGTAACCCTATTTGTGGTGATACAGTACACATGTATTTAAATTTGAATCAAGACGTTATTACCAATGTGGCTTATAGAGCTTATGGTTGCTCTACGTCTATTGCTACAGCAAGTATTGTTTCAGAGAAAATAATCAATATGTCCAAAGCTGAAATTTTGTTGATTACACGAGATGATGTTGTTGAGTGGCTAGGTGAGTTGGAACCTTCGCAATTGCATTGCATTGATATTGCTTTAAATATTTTAACTCAATGTGCAAACCCGACAAAGAAAAGGTTTGAACATAAAGAGTTTTTAGTAGAAAGGGAAGTTGCATTTTGA
- a CDS encoding fatty acyl-AMP ligase, with protein MEKLIDNPINLAINYSSMIDLLSHKAMIHPEKVVYTYIYNDNQDEINITYQELHTCAKQIAAYLQKSGLEGQRALLMYPPGIEYIKAFLGCIYANVVPVPVYPPGLSRNMLRLKSIMDDANTNIILTTTQLHSKISFHFSDELSNMNLKWIPIDAIPNLHQYQWSQPKVDKESLAFLQYTSGSTSSPKGVMVTHGNILHNEAMIQAACQHNEDTVMLGWLPMYHDMGLIGNILQPLFLGAKCVFMSPMDFLQKPFRWLSAISKYKATISGGPNFAYDLCLRKITEEQKKQLDLSSWEVAFNGAEPVRYETIQNFANAFKDCGFKLNQFYPCYGMAEATLFITGNEKLTKPVLKGFCKESLLENKALEQPLNSQDSVNLVGCGMPWLYQKVEIVNAESLIKCAPNEIGEIWVKGDSIAKGYFGREQETNYAFNNILKGTKEDSFLRTGDLGFFHEGQLFVTGRLKDVIVMRGRNHYPQDIELTVEKADQAIISGSSAAFSVDINGEEKLIIVTEIERKYRPRPHMEKDYTGYLDNVIRNIRQQVMEEHEVQPYAIYLLKAGSIPKTSSGKIQRRTCKNGYLNNDLDVWHS; from the coding sequence GTGGAAAAGTTGATAGACAATCCTATTAATTTAGCAATAAATTATTCCTCAATGATTGATTTGTTATCACATAAAGCAATGATTCATCCAGAGAAAGTAGTCTACACATACATATATAATGACAACCAAGATGAAATTAATATTACTTATCAAGAACTTCACACTTGTGCTAAGCAAATCGCTGCTTACTTACAAAAATCAGGATTAGAAGGGCAACGAGCTCTTTTGATGTATCCACCTGGAATAGAATATATTAAAGCTTTTCTAGGATGTATATATGCTAATGTAGTACCTGTACCTGTGTATCCTCCTGGATTGAGTCGAAATATGTTACGTTTAAAATCAATTATGGATGATGCAAATACTAATATTATTTTGACGACGACACAACTACATTCGAAAATTAGTTTTCACTTCTCAGATGAACTTTCAAACATGAACCTAAAGTGGATTCCTATTGACGCCATACCAAATCTTCATCAGTACCAGTGGTCACAACCAAAGGTAGATAAGGAATCTTTAGCTTTTTTACAATATACTTCAGGATCTACATCTTCTCCTAAAGGAGTAATGGTCACTCACGGGAATATTTTGCATAATGAAGCAATGATTCAAGCAGCTTGTCAGCATAACGAGGATACAGTAATGCTTGGATGGCTACCAATGTATCATGATATGGGGTTAATAGGTAACATTCTACAACCACTATTTCTAGGAGCTAAATGTGTGTTTATGTCTCCAATGGATTTTTTACAAAAACCTTTTCGATGGCTAAGTGCTATTTCAAAGTATAAAGCAACTATTAGTGGCGGACCCAATTTTGCTTATGACTTATGTTTAAGGAAGATTACAGAGGAACAAAAGAAACAGCTTGATTTAAGTAGCTGGGAAGTTGCTTTTAATGGTGCTGAACCTGTTCGTTATGAAACCATTCAAAATTTCGCCAATGCATTCAAAGATTGTGGTTTTAAACTAAATCAATTTTATCCATGCTATGGTATGGCTGAGGCCACTTTATTTATAACAGGTAATGAAAAGTTAACAAAACCTGTACTCAAAGGTTTTTGCAAAGAAAGCCTTCTAGAAAATAAAGCTTTAGAGCAACCTTTAAATTCCCAAGATTCAGTTAATTTAGTTGGTTGTGGCATGCCTTGGCTTTATCAAAAAGTAGAGATTGTTAACGCTGAATCATTAATCAAATGTGCACCAAATGAAATAGGTGAAATTTGGGTTAAGGGAGACAGTATAGCAAAAGGATATTTTGGACGGGAACAAGAAACCAATTATGCCTTTAACAATATATTGAAAGGCACAAAGGAAGATAGTTTTTTAAGAACTGGAGATTTAGGATTCTTTCATGAAGGCCAACTTTTTGTAACAGGTAGACTGAAAGATGTAATTGTTATGAGAGGGAGAAATCATTACCCTCAAGATATTGAATTAACTGTTGAGAAAGCAGATCAAGCTATTATTTCAGGGTCTAGTGCTGCTTTTTCTGTTGATATAAATGGTGAAGAAAAGTTGATTATAGTCACTGAAATCGAACGGAAATATAGACCTAGACCACATATGGAAAAAGATTATACTGGTTATTTAGACAATGTTATAAGGAACATTCGTCAACAAGTTATGGAGGAACATGAAGTTCAACCATACGCTATTTACCTTTTAAAGGCCGGCAGCATACCGAAAACATCTAGTGGGAAAATCCAAAGGCGTACATGTAAGAACGGGTATTTAAATAATGATTTAGATGTTTGGCATAGTTAA
- a CDS encoding LuxE family acyl-protein synthetase → MNLATQLKELGLSPLNTLVGSAHNLYKMPFETVNEYKGSIIADNFKYHYENNEFYRDLCKKKDVSPEDVKGFNDLTKIPLIPVQTFKQCDSHLLMTSKLSEVEFEMRSTGTSGIPSVSRRDRLTMDSAFDSVVTTYREFFKFSRGMGLFLFPPTEEMPEMGMVKALNVFSGLLDGSVNLVKRITFNPEKAVEVLQSWDGKHTRHIVGPPFLIYRLIKYCIDHDIKLNLEKNSFIITLGGWKRFTGEEIPRAEFNELCHEYLGVQSYNVRDMYGLVEANMLAVECHKQEKHIPPWVHVSMRNPHNVLEEVKYGERGVIAIYDPTSISYPGFILTEDVGYLRKNTLCECGRNGQTLVYISRLPGVEVGCCAINLEKFIEEKEKGMPIKGGV, encoded by the coding sequence ATGAACTTAGCTACTCAATTAAAGGAACTGGGACTATCGCCATTAAATACATTAGTTGGAAGTGCTCATAACCTCTATAAAATGCCTTTTGAAACAGTAAATGAATATAAAGGCAGCATTATTGCAGATAACTTTAAATATCACTATGAAAATAACGAGTTTTATCGTGATTTATGTAAGAAGAAAGATGTGAGTCCTGAAGATGTAAAGGGTTTTAATGATCTAACAAAAATCCCTTTAATTCCAGTTCAAACATTTAAACAATGTGATTCCCATCTTCTTATGACGTCTAAATTAAGCGAAGTCGAGTTTGAAATGAGAAGTACAGGTACAAGTGGGATTCCTAGTGTATCCCGTCGTGATCGTTTAACGATGGATAGTGCATTTGATAGCGTTGTAACCACATATAGAGAGTTTTTTAAGTTCTCTAGAGGTATGGGATTATTTCTTTTTCCACCTACTGAAGAAATGCCTGAAATGGGAATGGTAAAAGCCCTGAATGTTTTTTCTGGTTTATTAGATGGTAGCGTGAATTTAGTGAAAAGAATAACATTCAATCCTGAAAAAGCTGTAGAAGTCTTACAAAGTTGGGATGGAAAACATACTAGACATATAGTAGGGCCTCCATTCTTAATTTATAGATTAATCAAATATTGTATTGATCATGATATTAAACTTAATTTAGAGAAAAATAGCTTTATTATTACGCTAGGGGGATGGAAAAGGTTTACCGGGGAAGAAATTCCACGAGCAGAATTCAATGAGCTTTGTCATGAATACTTAGGTGTTCAATCATATAATGTGAGAGATATGTATGGATTAGTTGAAGCTAATATGCTTGCAGTAGAATGTCATAAACAAGAAAAACATATTCCGCCATGGGTACACGTTTCTATGCGTAATCCACACAATGTCCTAGAAGAAGTTAAATATGGAGAAAGAGGCGTTATTGCTATTTATGATCCAACCTCTATTTCTTATCCAGGATTCATTCTAACAGAAGATGTTGGCTATTTAAGAAAAAATACATTATGCGAATGTGGTCGTAATGGACAGACATTAGTATATATATCAAGACTGCCAGGTGTAGAGGTAGGTTGTTGTGCAATTAATCTTGAAAAATTTATTGAAGAAAAAGAAAAAGGTATGCCTATCAAAGGAGGAGTATAA
- a CDS encoding CDGSH iron-sulfur domain-containing protein has protein sequence MIATIKVNDNGSLRVSGNVELVDGEGNKIETKEAFSLCRCGLSDNKPFCDGSHKSNFESVVRAE, from the coding sequence ATTATAGCTACTATTAAAGTTAATGATAATGGTTCATTACGTGTATCAGGGAATGTAGAGCTAGTCGATGGTGAAGGGAATAAAATTGAAACAAAAGAAGCCTTTTCCCTATGCAGATGTGGACTTTCCGATAATAAACCTTTTTGTGACGGATCCCACAAAAGTAATTTCGAAAGCGTAGTTAGGGCAGAATAA
- a CDS encoding TetR/AcrR family transcriptional regulator, with the protein MLKKTDLRVIRTRKMIKESFIDLIQEKGYESITIRDIADNALINRATFYLHYEDKQDLVDKLTDEVFEELTNIIKPCMYIQKKRVKISQFQSMIEIIFTNIFQHAKFYQIMLSEKGVHGFNRKMQVIIQQNFRKEFLTMNSQEQEFSTPPELLIHFISSAFIGTVEWWVNNELLYSPKHMASQLVNLITIGPLQSSGFEIED; encoded by the coding sequence ATGTTAAAAAAAACAGATTTACGTGTTATTCGAACACGAAAAATGATTAAAGAATCGTTTATTGACTTAATTCAAGAGAAAGGATATGAATCTATTACCATTAGAGATATAGCAGATAATGCATTGATCAATAGAGCTACTTTTTACCTTCACTATGAAGATAAGCAAGATTTAGTGGATAAATTAACTGACGAAGTTTTTGAGGAGCTAACGAATATTATTAAACCTTGTATGTATATTCAAAAGAAAAGGGTGAAAATATCTCAATTTCAATCAATGATTGAAATTATATTTACGAATATTTTTCAACATGCTAAGTTTTATCAGATTATGTTGAGTGAAAAAGGGGTTCATGGATTCAACCGAAAAATGCAAGTAATTATACAACAGAACTTTAGAAAAGAATTTTTAACAATGAATTCACAAGAACAAGAATTTTCAACGCCTCCAGAACTATTAATTCATTTTATTTCTTCAGCATTCATCGGTACAGTAGAATGGTGGGTTAACAATGAATTACTCTACTCTCCTAAACATATGGCCTCTCAATTAGTTAACTTAATAACAATTGGTCCATTACAGTCTTCAGGCTTTGAAATCGAAGACTAA
- a CDS encoding flavin-containing monooxygenase produces MVNQYNTIVIGAGQAGLAIGYYLKQKSLSFLIIDSKSRVGDSWRQRYDSLTLFTPRSHNALPGMNVEGAQNGYSTKDELADYLEGYSSHYNLPVQLDTAVINLFKENKLFHLVTTKGDYVAENIVIATGPFQKPFVPDIEKEVAKDIFQIHAAHYKNPSQLKEGTTLIVGAGNSGVQIATEVAESRDVYLSVGKRMKFLPYTLLNRSIFWWFQVLGISKATIHSKLGQFMKKNDPIIGKEIKPLLNNGAIKRVSKVLKADGKSLICENGEKVQPENIIWATGYYNDYEWIKIPNLIDENNNVIHDRGITREKGIYFLGLSWQYRRGSALLLGVGEDAKFLSTHIN; encoded by the coding sequence ATGGTAAATCAATACAACACTATAGTAATTGGTGCTGGGCAGGCTGGATTAGCTATAGGTTATTATTTAAAACAAAAATCTCTTTCATTTCTAATAATAGATTCAAAAAGTAGAGTGGGAGACTCTTGGCGTCAGCGTTATGATTCCTTAACCTTGTTTACACCTAGATCACATAATGCCTTGCCGGGAATGAACGTAGAAGGAGCACAAAATGGTTATTCCACCAAAGATGAGTTAGCCGACTATTTAGAAGGTTACAGTAGTCATTATAACCTTCCAGTTCAACTAGACACGGCTGTTATTAATCTATTTAAAGAGAATAAGTTGTTCCATCTCGTTACTACTAAAGGAGATTATGTAGCGGAAAACATAGTTATTGCTACAGGTCCATTTCAAAAACCCTTTGTACCAGATATTGAAAAAGAAGTAGCAAAAGATATTTTTCAGATTCATGCGGCTCATTATAAAAATCCTTCTCAATTAAAAGAAGGAACGACCTTGATAGTGGGTGCTGGTAATTCAGGGGTACAGATTGCAACGGAAGTAGCTGAAAGTAGAGATGTTTATTTATCTGTAGGTAAGAGAATGAAATTCTTACCTTATACATTATTGAATAGGAGTATTTTTTGGTGGTTTCAAGTACTTGGAATATCAAAGGCAACTATCCATTCAAAATTAGGACAATTTATGAAAAAAAATGATCCGATTATAGGAAAAGAAATAAAGCCACTGCTAAACAATGGAGCTATTAAAAGAGTCTCCAAAGTTTTAAAAGCAGATGGTAAGAGTTTGATTTGTGAAAACGGTGAGAAGGTTCAACCAGAAAATATCATCTGGGCAACTGGTTACTACAATGACTACGAATGGATTAAAATCCCAAATTTAATTGATGAAAATAATAACGTGATTCACGATCGAGGCATAACAAGAGAAAAAGGGATTTATTTTCTAGGCTTGTCGTGGCAATACCGAAGGGGTTCTGCATTATTGTTAGGAGTTGGAGAAGACGCTAAATTTTTATCAACTCATATAAATTAA
- the ltrA gene encoding group II intron reverse transcriptase/maturase has product METKLLRIAELAKSEPEMKFTSLAHLLNEQSLTQCHHELPNKKATGVNGTTKEQYSENLEENIKDLVSRLKSKSYRPVPVRRMYIPKLNSTKKRPLGIPEHEDKIVQKGITKILNTIYENDFLDCSFGFRPNRNCHDALKILNHYIEKKSVSYVVDVDIKGFFDNVDHKWMMEFLNLRVTDPNLQRIISRFLKGGYMEEGKKYKTDNGTPQGGVISPILANVYLHYVLDLWFEKVVRKQCKGQAYIVRYADDFVCCFQHKSEAQQFFHSLKLRLKKFNLEIAEDKTKIIPFGRFAENNAKRDGSNKPDTFDFLGFTHYCGKSKQGKFRVKRKSSNKKVQGKLKESKEWLKINRNKDIHTIMDRFKRSLIGYYNYYCMTDNIQMVNNFKERLEYLLFKWLNRRSQRKSFTWDKFNLFLRKYPLPSPRIKVNIYELRKEISYLL; this is encoded by the coding sequence ATGGAAACAAAACTACTAAGGATAGCAGAATTAGCAAAATCCGAGCCTGAAATGAAATTTACATCTCTTGCGCATTTATTAAATGAGCAATCGCTAACACAGTGTCATCATGAACTACCTAATAAAAAGGCGACTGGTGTTAACGGAACGACTAAAGAACAATACAGCGAAAACTTGGAAGAAAATATAAAGGATTTAGTAAGTAGGCTTAAAAGCAAAAGTTATCGCCCTGTTCCAGTAAGAAGGATGTATATCCCAAAACTCAATTCTACCAAGAAAAGGCCTTTGGGGATACCGGAACATGAGGATAAAATTGTACAAAAAGGCATTACAAAAATACTAAATACTATCTATGAAAATGACTTCCTAGATTGTTCATTTGGGTTCCGTCCTAATAGAAATTGCCATGATGCGCTGAAAATACTGAACCATTATATTGAAAAGAAATCAGTAAGTTATGTAGTGGATGTAGATATCAAGGGTTTCTTTGACAACGTTGACCACAAGTGGATGATGGAGTTCTTGAACCTCCGAGTCACCGACCCTAACCTACAGAGAATAATCAGCAGGTTTCTTAAAGGTGGATACATGGAGGAAGGTAAGAAGTACAAAACAGATAACGGTACACCGCAAGGTGGAGTAATATCTCCGATATTAGCGAATGTATATCTCCATTACGTTCTCGACTTATGGTTTGAGAAAGTGGTTAGGAAACAATGTAAAGGGCAGGCCTACATAGTAAGATATGCAGATGACTTTGTTTGTTGTTTTCAACATAAAAGTGAAGCTCAGCAATTCTTCCATTCATTAAAGCTTAGATTGAAGAAGTTTAACTTAGAGATAGCCGAGGATAAAACGAAAATTATACCCTTTGGGAGGTTTGCAGAAAATAATGCAAAGCGAGATGGGAGTAATAAACCGGATACCTTTGATTTCCTAGGGTTTACTCACTATTGCGGGAAAAGCAAACAAGGGAAATTTCGAGTGAAACGGAAATCTAGTAATAAGAAAGTCCAAGGTAAACTAAAAGAATCTAAAGAATGGCTGAAGATTAATAGAAATAAAGATATTCATACGATCATGGATAGATTTAAACGCTCACTCATAGGTTATTACAACTATTATTGTATGACCGATAACATACAAATGGTTAACAACTTCAAAGAGAGACTCGAATACTTACTATTTAAATGGCTAAACAGAAGAAGCCAAAGAAAGTCCTTTACATGGGATAAATTTAATCTCTTTCTCCGTAAATATCCACTGCCTTCACCAAGAATCAAAGTGAATATCTATGAACTAAGAAAAGAGATTAGCTACCTTCTGTAA
- a CDS encoding phosphopantetheine-binding protein produces the protein MENDKIFIMIRESILVFSPLKETDINLNSNLSGDLALDSPDRLELVLDLEQKLDISIPTEDYSWCKTVEDVVLLINQIQDQNTKEAIK, from the coding sequence ATGGAAAACGATAAGATTTTTATAATGATAAGAGAATCAATTTTAGTTTTTTCTCCTTTAAAAGAAACAGATATTAATTTAAATAGTAATTTGTCTGGAGACTTAGCACTGGATTCACCTGATCGTTTAGAACTCGTTTTAGATTTAGAACAAAAATTAGATATTAGTATTCCAACTGAAGACTATAGCTGGTGTAAAACGGTTGAGGATGTTGTGCTATTAATCAATCAAATACAAGATCAGAACACTAAGGAGGCTATTAAATGA